The following coding sequences lie in one Alicyclobacillus curvatus genomic window:
- the hemC gene encoding hydroxymethylbilane synthase yields the protein MSTIRVASRTSALAMTQTKFVIAKLRELSPTTDFEIVPVLTKGDQILDVTLSKVGGKGLFVSEIETALVNGQADFAVHSLKDVPAQLADGLSLTAFPPRADARDALITQNGKGLHELPFGAKVGTSSLRRIAQLRKARPDLDIQSIRGNIDTRLRKLQEGQFDAIVLAAAGLERMGWEHQINEYLDPLTCLPAVGQGILGIESRQDDTAIVELLSGLNDPDTALAAIAERTLLFSLNGSCQVPIAGYALVAEDRSTVWLRGMVADPDGSKVLFTEHRGTDPQAVGLSVAMRLRNLGADELLAQLSM from the coding sequence TTGTCAACAATCCGAGTTGCTTCGAGAACCAGTGCCCTAGCGATGACGCAGACGAAGTTTGTGATTGCGAAATTGCGGGAACTCTCACCGACAACGGATTTCGAAATCGTGCCTGTACTGACCAAAGGGGACCAGATTCTTGACGTCACACTGTCTAAAGTCGGAGGAAAAGGTCTATTTGTCAGTGAAATAGAGACCGCACTAGTGAACGGACAAGCCGATTTTGCCGTGCACAGTTTGAAAGACGTACCTGCTCAACTGGCGGATGGATTGTCCCTAACAGCGTTTCCACCGAGAGCTGATGCCAGAGATGCACTTATCACGCAAAACGGCAAGGGTCTTCATGAGCTGCCCTTTGGTGCAAAGGTCGGTACGTCAAGTCTGCGACGAATTGCACAACTTCGCAAGGCCCGGCCAGACCTTGATATTCAGTCCATTCGTGGCAACATTGATACCAGACTGCGCAAGCTGCAAGAAGGCCAGTTTGACGCCATTGTTTTAGCGGCAGCAGGGTTGGAGCGTATGGGTTGGGAACATCAAATCAATGAGTATCTTGACCCGCTGACGTGTCTTCCTGCAGTTGGTCAAGGCATTTTAGGAATCGAAAGCAGACAAGACGACACCGCCATTGTGGAGTTGTTATCTGGTTTGAATGACCCAGACACTGCCCTCGCGGCAATCGCAGAACGAACCTTGCTATTTTCGCTGAACGGAAGTTGCCAGGTCCCCATCGCCGGTTACGCTTTGGTGGCGGAGGACCGAAGCACCGTTTGGCTGCGCGGGATGGTGGCCGACCCAGATGGAAGCAAGGTCCTTTTCACCGAACATCGAGGAACTGACCCGCAGGCGGTGGGTCTCAGTGTCGCAATGCGTCTGCGAAATCTGGGTGCTGACGAACTGCTGGCGCAGCTGTCCATGTAG